Proteins co-encoded in one Nicotiana sylvestris chromosome 7, ASM39365v2, whole genome shotgun sequence genomic window:
- the LOC138872907 gene encoding uncharacterized protein, which produces MPTRKLSKWQILLSEFDIVYITQKAVKGQTLADHLAENPVGREYEPLKMYFPDEEVSFVGEDITEAYDGWRMFFDGAANFKGVGIGAVLGSETGQHYPVSTKLKVFCTDNMAEYEACILGLNMAIDTNIQELLVIGDSDFLMHQVQGEWSTKNSKIFPYLHHVQELRKRFTKIEFRHMPKIQNKFADALATLSSMI; this is translated from the coding sequence atgccgactaGAAAGTTATccaaatggcagatactgttaagtgagttcgatatcgtctacataactcaaaaggcggtcaaaggacaaacattggcagatcatcttgctgaaaacccGGTGGgaagagaatacgaacccttgaaaatgtattttcctgatgaagaagtgtcattcgtaggagaggacattaccgaagcgtacgacggttggaggatgttctttgacggagctgcaaatttcaaaggagtaggcattggagccgTTTTGGGatcagaaacaggtcaacattatccagtATCTACTAAACTCAAAGTTTTCTGCACcgacaacatggcagaatatgaagcatgTATACTAGGACTTAACATGGCAATCGACACGAATATTCAAGAGctgctggtaattggtgattcagattttctcatgcaccaggtacaaggagaatggtccaccaaaaattccaagatatttccatatttgcaccatgtgcaggaattgagaaagaggttcacgaagatagagttccGACATATGCCTAAAATTCAGAAtaagtttgccgatgcattggccactttatcatccatgatatag